One stretch of Dokdonia sp. Hel_I_53 DNA includes these proteins:
- the msrA gene encoding peptide-methionine (S)-S-oxide reductase MsrA, translating to MSKIQQATLGAGCFWCVEAVIQRLKGVSNVVSGYAGGSVPGHPTYREICSGLTGHAEVIQFDFDPEIIKYEEILAVFMTTHDPTTLNRQGADRGTQYRSVIFYHSEEQKKTAEAVIKWVQQYYEDPIVTEVSELPPFYEATQEHQDYYNSNRLQGYCRVVIDPKIAKLKSLYTHLLVEEN from the coding sequence AATACAACAAGCAACACTAGGAGCAGGATGTTTCTGGTGTGTAGAGGCAGTTATACAACGATTAAAAGGAGTTTCTAATGTGGTTTCTGGCTACGCTGGAGGATCAGTTCCTGGGCATCCTACGTATCGAGAAATTTGTTCTGGACTAACGGGACATGCAGAAGTGATTCAGTTTGACTTTGATCCAGAAATCATTAAGTATGAAGAAATTCTAGCGGTTTTTATGACCACACACGATCCTACTACGTTAAATAGACAAGGCGCCGATCGTGGTACACAGTATCGCTCTGTGATATTTTATCATTCCGAAGAGCAAAAGAAAACGGCAGAGGCTGTCATTAAGTGGGTGCAGCAGTATTATGAGGACCCAATTGTTACAGAGGTTTCTGAGCTTCCTCCATTCTATGAGGCGACTCAAGAGCATCAAGATTATTACAATTCAAATAGATTACAAGGCTATTGCCGTGTGGTGATTGACCCTAAGATTGCTAAACTCAAAAGTCTATATACTCATTTATTGGTTGAAGAAAATTAA
- a CDS encoding diacylglycerol/lipid kinase family protein: MEKDLLLVINPTAGSIDYNLILSTAQAFAKLYDFKLNIYTTSGDDDAEDIKKLLRETNYDRVVVAGGDGTIRMVAKLLLHSDLILGILASGSANGLATSLEYPTELDAQFEIAFNGESKPIDTIVVNDKLCTHIADIGINAELIYNYDKSGSSGLLGYASQVLPTVYNSDYPFKFNISVNNQTINTEGILVAFANGKKYGTGSIINPKGKINDGKFEVIVFKTLGVKQIFKTFFEGLRIGDEHFEMYHTTSVSIECNDKIALQIDGEYIGKYSSIKATVNPASLLLAMPNS, from the coding sequence ATGGAAAAAGATCTTCTTTTAGTCATTAATCCTACAGCAGGCTCTATTGATTACAATCTAATCTTATCAACAGCCCAAGCCTTTGCTAAACTATATGATTTCAAATTAAATATATATACAACTTCTGGTGATGATGATGCTGAGGATATCAAAAAATTATTAAGAGAAACTAATTATGATCGTGTGGTAGTCGCTGGCGGTGATGGTACCATAAGAATGGTCGCAAAACTATTACTACATAGTGACCTCATTTTAGGGATACTAGCTAGTGGCTCTGCAAATGGTCTCGCCACCTCCTTAGAATATCCAACTGAACTAGATGCGCAATTTGAAATTGCCTTTAATGGAGAGAGCAAACCCATTGATACTATAGTGGTAAATGATAAGTTATGTACTCACATTGCAGACATTGGTATAAATGCAGAGCTTATTTATAATTATGATAAATCTGGATCTAGTGGCCTCCTAGGGTATGCTAGCCAGGTTTTACCCACTGTGTATAATTCTGATTACCCATTTAAATTTAATATCTCTGTAAATAACCAAACCATTAACACAGAAGGGATATTAGTCGCATTTGCAAATGGAAAAAAATATGGAACTGGTTCCATTATTAATCCAAAAGGAAAAATTAATGACGGAAAATTTGAAGTTATTGTGTTTAAAACATTAGGAGTTAAGCAAATTTTTAAAACATTTTTTGAAGGATTAAGAATTGGGGACGAGCATTTTGAAATGTATCACACCACTTCTGTATCCATAGAATGTAATGACAAAATTGCACTTCAAATTGATGGGGAATATATAGGTAAATACAGCTCCATAAAAGCCACTGTTAATCCGGCGAGTTTACTTCTAGCAATGCCAAATAGTTAA
- a CDS encoding App1 family protein, which yields MEVDISVYRGYMNERELVISGHVFNSWAPSQYSIERRSVKHAYSILKMFTIKPQHNVRVTLKFRALSVTTQTLNDGYFEFKVPYSDVVESGWHTCEVICEHKKFNIVTTGEFLKPFTSCYGIISDIDDTFLVSHSSNIFKKLYVMLWQNLDKREVFDDVPKHYQALSRAGQLEAGSFNSFFYVSSSEWNLYSFIVAISKKYELPKAVILLKKIKTGLADFFNTGGGNHNHKFDKIKKIITFYPDIEYILLGDDSQKDPYIYERICKEFPENINAIYIRRTGSEQKPAVETILNTIKSSGVQTLYFVNSRDAIAHSHDIGII from the coding sequence ATGGAAGTTGACATTAGTGTTTATAGAGGATATATGAATGAGAGGGAACTTGTTATTTCTGGACATGTTTTTAATTCTTGGGCTCCTAGTCAATACAGTATTGAGAGAAGATCTGTAAAACATGCATACTCAATCCTGAAGATGTTTACTATTAAACCACAACATAATGTTAGAGTTACTTTAAAGTTTCGTGCGTTGTCAGTTACTACTCAAACCCTGAATGATGGTTATTTTGAATTCAAAGTGCCTTATAGTGATGTAGTAGAAAGTGGTTGGCACACTTGCGAAGTCATTTGTGAACATAAAAAATTCAACATTGTAACAACGGGGGAATTTTTAAAACCCTTTACCAGTTGCTATGGAATTATATCAGATATTGACGATACGTTTCTAGTGTCACATAGCTCAAATATATTCAAGAAACTATATGTGATGCTTTGGCAAAATTTAGATAAACGAGAAGTTTTTGATGATGTGCCTAAACATTATCAAGCCCTTAGCCGTGCTGGGCAGTTAGAGGCAGGTAGTTTTAATTCCTTTTTTTATGTCTCTAGTAGTGAGTGGAATCTCTATTCCTTTATTGTCGCCATTTCCAAAAAATATGAGTTGCCTAAGGCCGTTATTTTACTTAAAAAAATTAAAACTGGATTAGCAGATTTCTTTAATACAGGAGGGGGAAATCATAATCACAAGTTTGACAAAATTAAGAAGATCATCACCTTTTATCCTGATATAGAATATATTCTTCTGGGTGACGATAGTCAAAAAGATCCCTACATTTATGAACGTATTTGCAAAGAGTTTCCTGAGAACATAAATGCTATTTATATACGCCGGACTGGCAGTGAACAAAAACCAGCTGTGGAGACTATATTAAACACTATAAAAAGTTCAGGTGTTCAAACATTATACTTTGTAAACAGTCGTGATGCCATTGCCCACTCTCACGACATAGGTATTATCTAA
- a CDS encoding DUF58 domain-containing protein, giving the protein MDITSELNKTSGFGNLELLARQVVEGFISGMHKSPFHGFSAEFAEHKIYNPGESTKHIDWKLYAKTDRLYTKRYEEETNLRCHLILDNSSSMHYPEVQKYSLDTLNKISFSALASAAIMNLMKRQRDAVGMSVYSEDYDFYTGEKGSERHHHMLLDQLSSVLNPAFAKASKKTKTYKHLHLIAEKLKRRSLVFLFSDMLQDDLEQEQLFEALQHLKYNKHEVVLFHTYSKEKEYNFEFNNSPRKFVDVESGASINLYADSIRDVYKSAVETYFKNLELQCARYKIKYVPAVIEKGFTPILTSFLVARQKFV; this is encoded by the coding sequence ATGGATATCACTTCAGAATTAAATAAAACTTCGGGTTTTGGAAATCTTGAGCTGCTTGCCCGGCAGGTAGTAGAAGGTTTTATATCTGGAATGCATAAGAGTCCATTTCACGGCTTCTCTGCAGAGTTTGCAGAACACAAGATCTACAACCCTGGAGAAAGCACTAAACATATAGACTGGAAGCTCTACGCAAAAACAGATAGACTTTACACGAAGCGCTACGAAGAGGAGACAAATTTGCGCTGTCATCTTATTTTAGACAACAGTAGCTCTATGCATTATCCAGAAGTGCAAAAGTATAGTTTAGACACTCTAAATAAGATTAGCTTTTCTGCACTGGCTAGCGCCGCGATAATGAATCTTATGAAGAGACAGCGTGATGCGGTAGGTATGAGTGTTTATAGCGAAGATTATGATTTTTATACGGGAGAGAAAGGGAGTGAACGGCACCACCACATGTTGCTAGATCAATTAAGTAGTGTTCTCAACCCTGCTTTTGCTAAAGCGTCTAAAAAAACAAAAACCTACAAGCATCTTCACCTCATCGCCGAAAAGTTGAAAAGACGTTCTTTAGTATTCCTGTTTTCTGATATGTTGCAAGACGATCTGGAACAAGAACAATTATTTGAAGCCTTACAGCATTTAAAATATAACAAGCACGAGGTGGTTCTTTTTCATACCTATAGTAAAGAAAAAGAGTATAATTTTGAGTTTAATAATAGTCCACGCAAATTTGTTGATGTAGAGAGCGGTGCCTCTATAAATTTATATGCAGACAGTATACGTGACGTTTACAAAAGCGCAGTGGAAACTTATTTTAAAAATTTAGAATTGCAGTGTGCTAGATATAAAATAAAATATGTTCCTGCGGTGATTGAAAAGGGGTTCACCCCTATCTTGACGTCTTTTTTAGTGGCAAGGCAAAAATTTGTGTAA
- a CDS encoding ClpP family protease — MEKKMKVQDAIDSQLLNDRKIFLWGMVDDKTAKHVVDRLLYLDAQGHDEIQLFINSPGGYVTAGFAMYDTIKSIKSPVSTICTGLAASMGSILLSVGEKGRRFIQPHARVMIHQPSGGARGQASDIEITAQEIVKTKELSAKILADNCGQDYDKVMKDFQRDHWMGADESVDYGIVDGIYKG; from the coding sequence ATGGAAAAGAAAATGAAAGTACAAGATGCAATTGATAGCCAATTGCTCAATGATAGAAAAATATTCCTTTGGGGAATGGTAGATGATAAGACGGCAAAGCATGTAGTGGATCGTTTATTATATCTAGATGCACAAGGTCATGATGAGATTCAATTATTTATAAACAGTCCTGGAGGATATGTGACTGCTGGTTTTGCTATGTATGATACCATTAAATCAATTAAGAGCCCAGTGTCTACAATTTGTACTGGTCTTGCAGCAAGTATGGGATCTATCCTTTTATCTGTAGGAGAAAAAGGGCGTCGTTTTATCCAACCACACGCTCGTGTCATGATACACCAACCTTCTGGAGGTGCTCGTGGTCAAGCCTCTGATATTGAGATTACAGCTCAAGAAATTGTAAAAACAAAAGAGCTAAGTGCAAAAATTCTTGCTGATAATTGTGGACAAGATTACGATAAAGTAATGAAAGACTTCCAGCGTGATCACTGGATGGGTGCAGATGAGTCTGTTGACTATGGGATAGTGGATGGAATTTATAAAGGGTAA
- the trxA gene encoding thioredoxin has protein sequence MALEITDATFEEQVLKSDKPVLVDFWAAWCGPCRMVGPVIEEIAGEYEGKAVVGKVDVDANQEFAAKYGVRNIPTVLMFKGGEVVGRQVGVAPKATYTEAIDGLL, from the coding sequence ATGGCATTAGAAATCACAGATGCAACATTTGAAGAGCAAGTATTAAAAAGCGACAAGCCCGTATTAGTAGACTTTTGGGCTGCTTGGTGTGGACCTTGTCGTATGGTAGGCCCTGTAATCGAAGAGATTGCTGGAGAGTACGAAGGAAAAGCAGTAGTAGGAAAAGTAGACGTAGATGCAAACCAAGAATTTGCAGCAAAATATGGCGTGCGTAACATACCAACAGTACTTATGTTTAAAGGTGGTGAGGTTGTAGGACGTCAAGTAGGCGTTGCACCTAAAGCTACTTACACAGAGGCAATAGACGGACTTTTATAA
- a CDS encoding zinc metallopeptidase: MLGGYMGYYIVVGAIALVSWLVSNKLKSKFKHYSNVHLQNGMSGAEIAQKMLSDNNITDVRVISTPGRLTDHYNPRDKTVNLSEAVYNQRNAAAAAVAAHEVGHAVQHATAYSWLTMRSKLVPVVGIASKFSMWVIIGGIALMATTQFGGILAIVGLGLYALTTIFTFITLPVEYDASNRALKWLKTENMLTPQEYDGAEDSLKWAARTYLVAAIGSLATLLYFALQVLGSRR; the protein is encoded by the coding sequence ATGTTAGGAGGATATATGGGCTACTACATCGTTGTGGGAGCCATCGCATTAGTAAGCTGGTTAGTCAGTAACAAGCTTAAAAGTAAATTTAAGCACTACTCAAATGTACATTTACAAAACGGCATGTCTGGTGCAGAGATTGCTCAAAAGATGCTTTCAGATAATAATATAACAGATGTACGTGTTATTTCAACTCCAGGAAGATTGACAGATCACTACAATCCAAGAGATAAAACAGTGAACCTAAGTGAAGCAGTTTACAATCAGCGTAACGCAGCAGCAGCCGCGGTTGCAGCACATGAGGTTGGTCACGCTGTACAACACGCCACGGCGTACAGCTGGTTAACCATGCGCTCAAAGTTGGTTCCTGTGGTAGGAATTGCTTCAAAATTTAGCATGTGGGTTATCATTGGAGGTATAGCTTTAATGGCTACGACACAATTTGGCGGAATTTTGGCCATCGTAGGATTAGGTTTGTACGCACTTACCACCATCTTTACTTTTATTACGTTACCCGTAGAATATGATGCAAGTAATAGAGCGCTTAAATGGTTAAAAACTGAAAACATGTTGACTCCGCAAGAATATGATGGTGCAGAAGATTCCCTTAAATGGGCAGCACGTACGTATCTTGTTGCAGCGATAGGTTCACTAGCTACCTTACTTTATTTTGCATTGCAAGTTTTGGGTAGTAGGAGGTAA
- a CDS encoding SemiSWEET family sugar transporter, producing MVNIDGIEIIGLIAAALTTAAFLPQVYQTWKTKDVSGLNLYMLALFFAGVSLWFVYGIFKESLALLLANGITIVSVFLLVFFKLKYGKKSS from the coding sequence ATGGTAAACATAGATGGCATAGAGATTATAGGATTAATAGCGGCGGCATTAACTACCGCCGCTTTTCTTCCTCAGGTTTACCAGACTTGGAAAACCAAGGATGTCTCAGGACTTAACCTATACATGCTAGCATTATTTTTTGCCGGTGTGAGCCTTTGGTTTGTTTACGGGATTTTTAAGGAAAGTCTTGCATTATTATTGGCAAACGGAATAACCATTGTATCTGTTTTTCTACTCGTGTTCTTTAAACTTAAATATGGTAAAAAATCTTCCTAA
- a CDS encoding leucine--tRNA ligase, with translation MKYHFNEIEAKWQKYWADKGTFHASNNSDKPKYYVLDMFPYPSGAGLHVGHPLGYIASDVYARYKRLKGFNVLHPQGYDSFGLPAEQYAIQTGQHPAVTTRVNIEGGVDNQGNEIAGYRQQLDKIGFSFDWSREVRTSDPAYYKWTQWIFTELFNSWYNYDTNKAEQIDTLVSAFAKEGNSQINAACDEGIAPFTAAEWTNFTEKEQQDILLQYRLTYLAETEVNWCPALGTVLANDEIVNGVSERGGHTVVRKKMTQWSMRISAYAERLRQGLETIDWSESIKETQRNWIGKSVGATVSFDLKDHDKKIEVFTTRPDTIFGVSFMTLAPELDLVQEITTPAQKAEVDAYIEATAKRSERDRMADVKTISGAFTGAYAEHPFTKEPIPIWIGDYVLAGYGTGAVMAVPCGDQRDHDFATHFGIPIPNVFEGVDISEEAYADKEGTVITNSDFLNGLKYKKAVKLAIYELEKMGAGSGKTNYRLRDAVFSRQRYWGEPFPVYYDNGIPKMIDVAHLPIRLPEVEKYLPTEEGEPPLGRADVWAWDTSKNEVVSNDLIDDQTVFPLELNTMPGWAGSSWYFFRYMEKAQRDQVFASKEALDYWGNVDLYIGGSEHGTGHLLYSRFWVKFLKDRGYVGVEEPFQKMINQGMILGTSAFVYRWIGFGLDSEGSDIKEKMKKIPIIFSGGMYEKLSSKEIDVVNFENNLLLQMREIFGPKLVKAKANIKDFIPTHLDVSFIDSSNQVDLDKFSRWLPELENAIFIDDEGNVAKVDSDKFTASREVEKMSKSKYNVVNPDEICEQYGADTLRMYEMFLGPLEQAKPWNTAGITGVHSFLKKFWKLYHNYVPQDKKEETKQVPQEEAEFYISEAGASKDSLKTLHKTIKKVEEDIENFSFNTSVSTFMIAVNELNAQKCTSREVLEPLAILIAPYAPHIAEELWNKLGHTESISEAAFPVFDASHLVESSKNYPISFNGKMKFTLELPLDMSKDEIEKTVMAHEKTQMYLNGREPKKVIIVPGKIVNIVG, from the coding sequence ATGAAATATCACTTTAACGAGATTGAAGCCAAATGGCAAAAATACTGGGCAGACAAAGGCACTTTTCACGCATCAAATAACAGCGATAAGCCTAAATATTATGTGCTCGATATGTTTCCTTACCCTTCTGGAGCGGGACTTCACGTAGGTCACCCACTTGGGTATATCGCTAGTGATGTGTATGCTCGTTATAAGCGATTAAAGGGTTTTAATGTGCTTCATCCACAGGGTTATGATTCTTTTGGACTTCCTGCAGAGCAATATGCTATCCAGACAGGGCAGCATCCCGCGGTAACCACAAGGGTCAATATTGAAGGTGGTGTAGATAATCAAGGTAATGAGATTGCAGGCTATCGCCAGCAGTTAGACAAAATAGGTTTTTCTTTTGACTGGAGTCGTGAAGTACGCACTTCAGATCCTGCCTATTATAAATGGACACAGTGGATTTTTACAGAGCTGTTTAACTCTTGGTATAATTACGATACAAATAAGGCAGAGCAGATAGATACGCTGGTTTCCGCTTTTGCGAAAGAAGGAAACAGCCAGATAAACGCTGCTTGCGATGAAGGTATTGCACCATTTACAGCTGCAGAGTGGACAAACTTTACAGAGAAAGAACAACAAGATATTTTATTACAATATAGACTCACCTACTTAGCTGAGACTGAAGTGAACTGGTGCCCAGCATTAGGAACAGTTTTAGCTAATGATGAGATTGTAAATGGCGTTTCTGAGCGTGGTGGTCACACCGTTGTACGTAAAAAAATGACTCAATGGTCTATGCGTATCTCGGCCTATGCAGAACGCTTGAGGCAAGGGTTAGAGACCATAGACTGGAGTGAGTCGATTAAAGAAACACAACGCAACTGGATTGGAAAATCTGTGGGTGCTACCGTTTCTTTTGATTTAAAGGATCACGATAAAAAAATTGAAGTCTTTACAACTAGACCTGATACTATTTTTGGAGTTTCCTTCATGACACTAGCACCAGAGTTAGATCTTGTACAGGAGATTACCACTCCAGCACAAAAAGCAGAAGTTGATGCATACATTGAGGCTACAGCAAAACGTTCTGAGCGTGATCGTATGGCAGATGTAAAAACCATCTCTGGTGCTTTTACAGGAGCTTATGCAGAGCATCCATTTACGAAGGAGCCTATTCCTATTTGGATAGGTGATTATGTATTGGCGGGGTATGGTACTGGAGCCGTAATGGCTGTACCATGTGGTGATCAACGTGATCATGATTTTGCAACGCACTTTGGCATTCCTATTCCAAATGTTTTTGAAGGTGTTGATATTTCAGAGGAGGCCTATGCAGATAAAGAAGGTACGGTAATTACAAACTCCGACTTCCTCAACGGTTTGAAATATAAGAAGGCCGTAAAACTTGCGATCTACGAGCTTGAGAAAATGGGTGCAGGATCTGGTAAAACAAATTATCGATTGCGCGATGCTGTTTTTAGTCGTCAACGATATTGGGGAGAGCCGTTTCCAGTATATTACGACAACGGCATTCCTAAAATGATTGATGTAGCGCATTTACCTATACGCCTCCCAGAAGTAGAAAAATATCTTCCAACAGAAGAAGGAGAACCACCACTAGGCCGCGCCGATGTTTGGGCGTGGGATACTTCAAAAAATGAAGTCGTATCTAATGATTTGATTGATGACCAAACAGTTTTCCCATTAGAATTAAACACCATGCCGGGTTGGGCAGGAAGTAGCTGGTATTTCTTTAGGTATATGGAGAAAGCCCAGCGCGATCAAGTGTTTGCTAGTAAAGAAGCATTAGACTACTGGGGCAATGTAGATTTATACATAGGAGGCTCTGAGCATGGAACAGGACACTTGTTGTACTCTCGCTTCTGGGTAAAATTCTTAAAGGACAGAGGTTATGTAGGTGTAGAAGAACCTTTCCAAAAAATGATCAACCAAGGGATGATCTTGGGGACGAGTGCTTTTGTTTATAGATGGATTGGGTTTGGATTAGATTCGGAAGGTTCAGACATAAAAGAAAAGATGAAAAAAATTCCAATCATTTTTTCTGGAGGGATGTATGAAAAATTATCATCAAAAGAAATTGATGTCGTAAATTTCGAAAATAACTTGCTGCTTCAAATGCGGGAAATATTCGGGCCGAAATTAGTAAAGGCAAAAGCGAATATTAAGGATTTTATACCAACCCATTTAGATGTTAGTTTTATAGACTCTTCAAATCAAGTTGATTTAGATAAATTTTCTAGATGGCTACCAGAACTTGAAAATGCTATTTTTATTGACGATGAAGGAAATGTAGCAAAAGTAGATAGTGATAAATTTACTGCTTCCCGCGAAGTCGAAAAAATGTCTAAGTCCAAATACAACGTGGTCAATCCAGATGAAATCTGTGAGCAGTACGGGGCAGATACCTTACGTATGTATGAGATGTTTTTAGGTCCGCTAGAGCAAGCAAAACCTTGGAACACGGCAGGTATTACGGGTGTACATAGTTTCTTAAAGAAATTCTGGAAGTTATATCACAACTATGTGCCACAAGACAAAAAAGAAGAAACAAAACAAGTACCGCAAGAAGAAGCTGAGTTTTATATCTCTGAGGCTGGTGCCAGCAAAGACAGTTTAAAGACACTTCATAAAACAATTAAAAAAGTAGAAGAAGACATTGAAAATTTCTCTTTCAATACCTCTGTCTCTACATTTATGATTGCGGTAAATGAATTAAATGCTCAAAAGTGTACTTCTCGTGAGGTTCTAGAACCGCTTGCAATCTTAATTGCTCCTTATGCACCACACATCGCAGAAGAGCTATGGAATAAACTTGGACACACCGAAAGTATTTCTGAAGCTGCATTTCCTGTTTTTGATGCTAGTCACTTAGTAGAAAGTTCTAAAAACTACCCTATTTCTTTTAACGGGAAAATGAAGTTTACTTTAGAACTACCTTTAGACATGTCAAAGGACGAGATTGAAAAAACCGTGATGGCTCACGAAAAAACACAGATGTATTTAAATGGTCGGGAGCCTAAAAAAGTAATTATCGTTCCAGGGAAGATTGTAAATATTGTGGGGTAA
- the gldD gene encoding gliding motility lipoprotein GldD, with the protein MRTFKGILILISFYLFAACGGDTLPKPKSQLSLSYPAPTYKRVITECTYSFDKNDLSNLYLKNNCAATIEYPSLDGSIFLTYRKVEDNINALLSDAQKLTYEHVRKADDIIEEKYINEKQNAYGMFYDVKGNAASQSQFYITDSTNHFLTGSIYFNTKPNYDSIYPAAVYLKNDIRHLMETIEWKK; encoded by the coding sequence TTGAGAACTTTTAAAGGCATTTTAATCTTAATCAGTTTTTATCTCTTTGCCGCCTGTGGTGGAGACACCCTACCTAAACCAAAAAGTCAACTAAGTCTCTCCTACCCTGCTCCAACGTATAAAAGAGTTATCACTGAGTGCACATATTCTTTTGATAAAAATGATTTAAGCAATTTATACCTAAAAAATAACTGCGCAGCTACAATTGAATACCCTAGCCTCGACGGAAGTATTTTTTTAACTTATAGAAAGGTAGAGGATAACATCAATGCACTCCTCAGTGATGCTCAAAAACTTACGTATGAGCACGTACGCAAAGCAGACGATATTATTGAGGAAAAATACATTAATGAAAAGCAAAATGCCTACGGGATGTTTTATGATGTAAAAGGGAATGCCGCCTCTCAATCGCAATTTTACATTACAGATAGTACTAATCATTTTCTTACGGGTTCTATTTACTTCAATACAAAGCCCAATTACGATAGCATTTACCCAGCCGCAGTATACCTCAAAAATGACATCCGTCATTTAATGGAAACAATTGAGTGGAAAAAATAA
- a CDS encoding gliding motility-associated protein GldE: MDPDPEPLFIIFLALDSASLFSIVTLIILLICSALISGAEVAFFSLSPNDLIETEGQIADRKMLVVKKLLSKPKKLLATILVANNAINIAIVLLFASLGEVIFANITQKFIGIEIRFLLEVVLITFLILLFGEILPKVYAIRNNKKFATLMAYPLRVMDVIFTPLSGPMRHATLWIQNKLGEQKTSFNVDQLSQALELTSEEDTTSEEQKILQGIVSFGNTDTKQVMRPRMDLFALNKEDSYATILPQITENGFSRIPVFEDSIDTIIGILYIKDLLPHLSKKEFDWAQLIREPYFVPENKKLDDLLAEFKEKKNHLAIVVDEYGGTSGLISLEDIIEEIVGDISDEFDDENIIYSKLDDNNWVFDGKTSLKDFYRIIKIEDDSIFEMKKGEAETVAGFVLEISGGFPRKNEVINYENYAFTIEAIDKKRIKQLKFTILS; this comes from the coding sequence TTGGACCCAGACCCCGAACCCTTATTTATAATTTTCCTTGCTCTTGACTCAGCAAGTTTATTTTCTATAGTCACGCTTATCATTTTACTTATATGCTCTGCGCTTATAAGTGGTGCAGAGGTTGCCTTTTTCTCTTTATCTCCTAATGACCTAATTGAGACAGAAGGACAAATTGCAGATCGTAAAATGCTGGTGGTTAAAAAGCTACTAAGTAAACCAAAAAAACTACTCGCCACCATTTTAGTCGCAAATAATGCCATTAACATTGCCATCGTATTACTTTTTGCAAGTTTGGGTGAGGTTATTTTTGCCAATATCACTCAAAAATTTATTGGTATTGAAATACGTTTTTTACTTGAGGTCGTTTTAATTACGTTTTTAATTTTGCTCTTTGGAGAAATTTTACCCAAGGTTTATGCTATAAGAAATAATAAAAAATTTGCCACACTTATGGCATATCCTCTTAGGGTGATGGATGTAATTTTCACCCCACTTAGTGGACCTATGAGACATGCTACGCTATGGATCCAGAATAAATTAGGCGAGCAAAAAACAAGTTTCAATGTAGACCAACTCTCTCAGGCATTAGAACTTACCAGTGAAGAGGATACCACCTCAGAAGAACAAAAAATCTTACAAGGAATTGTCTCTTTTGGTAATACAGATACAAAACAAGTAATGCGTCCTCGCATGGATTTATTTGCGCTTAATAAAGAAGACAGCTACGCCACCATACTCCCTCAAATAACAGAAAACGGATTTTCTAGAATTCCTGTTTTTGAAGATAGTATAGACACTATTATTGGAATTCTCTACATTAAAGATTTACTTCCACACCTCAGTAAGAAAGAGTTTGACTGGGCACAACTGATACGCGAACCCTATTTTGTACCAGAAAATAAAAAGTTAGATGATCTTCTCGCAGAATTTAAAGAGAAAAAAAATCATCTCGCTATTGTAGTAGATGAGTATGGAGGCACCAGTGGACTTATCTCTCTTGAAGATATTATTGAAGAAATTGTAGGTGACATTTCAGACGAGTTTGACGATGAAAATATCATCTACTCTAAGCTTGACGACAACAATTGGGTATTTGACGGAAAAACTTCTCTCAAAGATTTTTACAGAATTATAAAAATTGAAGATGATTCCATCTTTGAAATGAAAAAAGGAGAAGCAGAAACTGTTGCAGGTTTTGTCTTAGAAATCTCAGGTGGTTTTCCACGTAAAAATGAAGTAATAAATTACGAAAATTATGCGTTTACCATAGAAGCAATTGACAAAAAACGTATCAAACAACTTAAATTTACGATCCTATCTTGA
- a CDS encoding single-stranded DNA-binding protein, producing MAGTINKVILIGHTGDDVKMNYFEGGGSIGRFPVATNEEYVNRTTGERVSNTEWHNIVVRNKAAEICEKYLKKGDKVYIEGRLKTRKWTDDKGLDRYSTEIQCQEFTFLSPKGDNTSQSGNQSAYQAAQPKAQAQPYNPNQPSQPATPSSTNEDVDDLPF from the coding sequence ATGGCAGGAACAATAAATAAAGTGATTCTTATAGGTCACACGGGAGATGATGTGAAGATGAACTATTTTGAAGGAGGTGGGTCTATAGGCAGATTTCCAGTAGCGACTAATGAGGAATATGTAAATCGCACGACAGGAGAGCGCGTAAGTAATACTGAATGGCACAATATAGTTGTGCGCAATAAAGCTGCCGAAATTTGCGAAAAGTACTTAAAAAAAGGAGATAAGGTATATATTGAAGGTCGTCTTAAAACTAGAAAATGGACAGATGACAAAGGTTTAGATCGCTACAGCACAGAAATCCAATGTCAGGAATTTACCTTTTTGTCACCTAAAGGAGATAACACTTCGCAGTCTGGTAATCAAAGTGCCTATCAAGCTGCGCAGCCTAAAGCCCAAGCTCAGCCTTACAATCCTAATCAACCCTCCCAACCCGCTACACCAAGCAGTACGAATGAGGATGTAGATGATTTGCCGTTTTAA